One window of the Endomicrobium proavitum genome contains the following:
- a CDS encoding DUF192 domain-containing protein, translating to MKKLKILQAKTFLERFCGFMFKENAGYALFFKNCTSVHTFFMKFNINVVFLNKKNEIISIKKNVRPWRLVLPVKNAVSILEIPTEIAPKNAENLKKSLNLRKFAVKMKK from the coding sequence ATGAAAAAACTTAAAATTTTGCAGGCAAAAACTTTTTTGGAAAGATTTTGCGGATTTATGTTTAAAGAAAATGCCGGCTACGCGTTGTTTTTTAAAAACTGCACGTCTGTTCACACATTTTTTATGAAATTCAATATAAATGTAGTTTTTTTAAATAAAAAAAATGAAATTATATCTATTAAAAAGAACGTTAGACCCTGGCGGCTGGTTTTACCGGTGAAAAATGCCGTTTCAATACTTGAAATTCCAACAGAAATTGCTCCAAAAAACGCTGAAAATCTAAAGAAAAGTTTAAATTTGCGTAAATTTGCAGTCAAAATGAAAAAATGA